Proteins encoded in a region of the Streptococcus sanguinis genome:
- a CDS encoding PTS fructose transporter subunit IIABC, giving the protein MKIQDLLRKDVMLLDLQATEKKAVIEEMTQSLVDHGYVTDFETFKEGILAREALTSTGLGDGIAMPHSKNSAVKEATVLFAKSNKGVDYESLDGQPTDLFFMIAAPEGANDTHLAALAELSQYLMKDGFADKLRQVTSPDQVIELFNQASEKAEEPAVVEPANEGGDFLVAVTACTTGIAHTYMAQEALQKVAAEMGVGIKVETNGASGVGNKLTAEDIKNAKAVIIAADKAVEMNRFDGKPLINRPVADGIRKTEELINLALSGNAEIYKAANGGGTTESSNEKLSLGGAFYKHLMSGVSQMLPFVIGGGIMIAIAFLLDQILGVPKDQLSNLGSYHEIAAQFKAIGGAAFGFMLPVLAGYIAYSIAEKPGLVSGFVAGAIASSGASFGGVAYAEGGQKTLDLVGVSSGFLGALVGGFLAGGVILLLRKLLAGLPRSLEGIRSILLLPLLGVLVTGFVMLAVNIPMSAINTALNDFLASLSGSSAVLLGLLVGGMMAVDMGGPVNKAAYVFGTSTLASTVSTGGSPVMAAVMAAGMVPPLAVFIATLLFKHKFTEEERDSGLTNIVMGLSFITEGAIPFGAADPARAIPSFIVGSALTGALVGLSGIKLMAPHGGIFVIGLTNNPILYLVYVLIGAVVSGIIFGYLRKPLKK; this is encoded by the coding sequence ATGAAAATTCAAGACTTACTAAGAAAAGATGTCATGTTGCTAGACTTGCAGGCAACAGAGAAAAAAGCCGTTATCGAAGAAATGACTCAAAGCCTAGTTGATCATGGCTATGTGACGGACTTTGAGACTTTCAAAGAAGGGATTTTGGCTCGTGAAGCCTTGACTTCTACAGGCTTGGGTGACGGAATTGCTATGCCCCACAGCAAAAATAGCGCAGTGAAAGAAGCAACGGTTCTTTTTGCCAAGTCAAATAAAGGCGTAGATTATGAAAGTTTGGATGGCCAGCCAACTGACCTTTTCTTCATGATTGCAGCTCCAGAAGGTGCTAACGATACTCACTTGGCTGCCTTAGCTGAATTGTCTCAATACCTGATGAAGGATGGTTTTGCGGATAAATTGCGCCAAGTGACTTCGCCTGATCAGGTGATTGAGCTCTTTAACCAAGCTTCGGAAAAAGCAGAAGAGCCTGCTGTCGTTGAACCTGCCAATGAAGGCGGAGACTTCCTTGTAGCTGTAACAGCATGTACAACAGGGATTGCGCATACCTACATGGCTCAAGAGGCCTTGCAGAAGGTCGCTGCTGAAATGGGTGTTGGTATCAAGGTTGAAACTAACGGTGCCAGCGGTGTCGGAAATAAACTTACAGCAGAAGATATTAAAAATGCAAAAGCTGTTATCATCGCGGCAGATAAGGCAGTAGAGATGAATCGCTTCGACGGCAAGCCGTTGATCAATCGTCCAGTTGCAGATGGTATTCGTAAGACAGAAGAACTCATCAATCTGGCTCTTTCTGGAAATGCTGAGATTTACAAGGCTGCCAATGGTGGCGGTACGACAGAGTCTAGTAATGAAAAGCTTAGCCTGGGTGGTGCTTTCTACAAGCACTTGATGAGCGGTGTTTCCCAAATGTTGCCATTCGTTATTGGTGGCGGTATTATGATTGCCATTGCATTCTTGCTGGATCAGATTTTGGGTGTGCCAAAAGATCAGCTTTCTAATCTAGGAAGTTACCATGAGATTGCAGCTCAGTTTAAAGCAATTGGTGGAGCAGCCTTTGGCTTCATGTTGCCAGTATTAGCTGGTTATATCGCATACTCAATCGCTGAAAAGCCAGGTCTGGTTTCTGGTTTCGTAGCTGGCGCAATTGCGAGCAGCGGTGCATCATTTGGCGGTGTTGCCTATGCTGAAGGCGGTCAGAAAACTCTTGATTTAGTTGGTGTATCATCAGGTTTCCTTGGTGCTTTGGTAGGAGGATTCTTAGCCGGTGGTGTTATCTTACTTCTTCGCAAGCTTCTTGCAGGTCTGCCTCGCTCACTTGAAGGTATCCGTTCAATCTTGCTCTTGCCTCTTCTGGGTGTTCTTGTGACTGGATTTGTGATGTTGGCGGTGAATATTCCAATGTCAGCAATCAATACAGCCCTGAACGATTTCTTGGCAAGTCTGAGCGGAAGCTCTGCGGTCCTCCTCGGTCTCTTAGTCGGTGGTATGATGGCTGTCGATATGGGTGGGCCGGTTAATAAGGCTGCTTACGTATTTGGTACTAGTACACTGGCAAGCACTGTTTCAACTGGTGGTTCACCTGTTATGGCAGCAGTTATGGCAGCTGGTATGGTTCCGCCTTTGGCAGTATTTATTGCAACTCTTTTGTTCAAACATAAATTTACTGAAGAAGAACGTGATTCAGGTTTGACAAACATCGTTATGGGACTATCTTTCATCACAGAAGGAGCGATTCCTTTTGGAGCTGCTGACCCAGCCCGTGCTATTCCAAGCTTTATCGTAGGTTCAGCTCTAACAGGTGCTCTTGTAGGATTGTCAGGTATCAAGCTCATGGCTCCTCACGGAGGAATCTTCGTTATCGGTTTGACAAACAATCCAATCCTTTACTTGGTATATGTATTGATTGGTGCAGTAGTCAGCGGTATTATCTTTGGTTACCTGCGCAAACCACTTAAAAAATAA
- the pfkB gene encoding 1-phosphofructokinase: MIYTVTLNPSIDYIVRLDKVLIGSVNRMDSDDKFAGGKGINVSRVLKRLGIENTATGFIGGFTGKFITDTLKEEGISSHFIEVEQDTRINVKIKADAETEINGPGPEISSQKLEELESFLSSLTSEDTVVFAGSSPKNLGNVVYKRLIGLTRKTGAQVVCDFEGQTLLDSLEFEPLLVKPNNHELGDIFGVKLESLDQIESYARQILNKGAQHVIISMAGDGALLVTQDGAYFAKPIKGNVKNSVGAGDSMVAGFTGEFVRSGDVIQAFKWGVACGTATTFSDDLATAEYIKEIYEKVEVEKI, from the coding sequence ATGATTTATACTGTCACACTAAACCCTTCCATCGACTATATTGTCCGTCTGGACAAGGTCCTTATAGGAAGCGTCAATCGGATGGACAGTGACGACAAATTCGCTGGCGGAAAAGGAATCAATGTTAGCCGAGTTCTCAAACGTCTAGGTATTGAGAATACAGCGACTGGCTTTATCGGTGGTTTTACTGGCAAGTTCATCACAGATACACTGAAAGAGGAAGGGATTTCCAGCCATTTTATAGAGGTTGAGCAGGATACTCGTATCAATGTCAAAATTAAAGCAGATGCTGAGACAGAAATTAACGGACCAGGTCCAGAAATTTCCAGTCAGAAACTAGAAGAGCTGGAGTCATTTCTTTCTTCTCTGACTTCAGAAGATACAGTAGTCTTCGCTGGCAGCAGTCCTAAAAATTTAGGAAATGTTGTCTACAAGAGGTTGATTGGTCTGACCAGAAAGACAGGAGCACAAGTCGTCTGCGACTTTGAAGGACAGACGCTGCTGGATTCTTTAGAGTTTGAACCTCTCTTAGTCAAACCTAACAATCACGAACTAGGTGATATTTTTGGAGTCAAGCTTGAAAGCTTGGATCAGATTGAGAGTTATGCCCGTCAAATCTTAAACAAGGGTGCCCAACATGTGATTATTTCCATGGCTGGCGACGGTGCCTTGCTAGTAACTCAAGATGGTGCCTACTTCGCTAAACCTATCAAGGGCAACGTGAAAAATTCTGTAGGTGCTGGCGACTCCATGGTGGCTGGATTTACCGGAGAGTTTGTCCGCTCTGGCGATGTTATTCAAGCCTTCAAATGGGGAGTGGCCTGCGGAACAGCAACCACCTTCTCAGATGATTTGGCAACAGCTGAGTACATAAAAGAAATCTATGAAAAAGTAGAGGTAGAAAAAATATGA
- a CDS encoding DeoR/GlpR family DNA-binding transcription regulator, with protein sequence MLKSERKQVILETVIREKFVSLDYLVHALNTSESTIRRDLDELESEHKLRRVHGGAESLHFLQEEESNQEKSIKSIQEKTAISKMAASLIQEHDVIFIDAGTTNELLVNELHDPRVTVVTNSIHHATKLVERNIPTVIIGGKVKRSTDASIGGVALNQIGQLNFDKAFIGMNGIDDGFFTTPDMEEGAVKRAILENAKKTYVLADLSKLGQTSFVKVAPLAKASIITNQNESEVIQALKEKTEVIEV encoded by the coding sequence ATGCTGAAGTCGGAAAGAAAGCAAGTTATTCTAGAGACAGTCATAAGAGAAAAATTTGTTTCTTTAGACTATCTAGTACATGCTTTAAACACTTCAGAATCAACTATCAGAAGAGATTTGGATGAATTGGAGAGCGAGCATAAGCTGCGACGAGTTCATGGTGGAGCCGAAAGCCTTCATTTTCTGCAAGAAGAGGAGAGTAATCAGGAAAAATCTATCAAAAGCATTCAAGAAAAGACAGCTATTTCGAAAATGGCAGCAAGCTTGATTCAAGAGCATGATGTGATTTTTATTGATGCGGGGACAACCAATGAGCTTTTAGTCAATGAGCTGCATGATCCAAGAGTGACAGTTGTCACCAACTCCATTCACCATGCAACCAAGTTGGTAGAGCGCAATATCCCGACAGTCATTATCGGCGGAAAGGTCAAGCGCTCAACGGATGCCAGCATTGGCGGTGTTGCCCTAAATCAAATCGGTCAGTTGAATTTCGATAAGGCCTTTATTGGAATGAATGGCATTGATGATGGCTTCTTTACCACTCCAGATATGGAGGAAGGAGCTGTCAAAAGAGCGATTTTAGAGAATGCTAAGAAGACTTATGTCTTGGCTGATCTTTCTAAACTAGGACAGACGTCCTTTGTAAAGGTCGCTCCTCTTGCCAAAGCAAGCATTATTACTAATCAAAATGAATCTGAAGTGATTCAAGCGCTCAAAGAAAAAACGGAGGTGATTGAAGTATGA
- a CDS encoding CPBP family intramembrane glutamic endopeptidase encodes MYYIPEPLNPKKDLGRFSATCFTYLWVMLGSVFIYAFVAFFVIMPGQGMDIQKTQEVLTKFIEKDGGAYILASCLGVLTFTVSRGKQLFKYDLRRKGRKMTPKVFFYMICFLLFAQMFTAVVNQIMQAIMQLFNLDLSSMESGGGGSETLTMLIYSSLMAPVTEEIIFRGAGLRALEKHGKIFAILLTAILFGLFHENLYQFYFASLIGLGFGYIAFEYSIIWSIIFHALNNFVIAEGIAFLSKKAPEPIVNIFFYGLLIAGSTVFLLLLILKWPKFKEYIDANRSLPGTYRQAFKSVWFWVLVVFTFLGTFLPVMAAYIVSLINNS; translated from the coding sequence ATGTATTATATACCCGAACCTTTAAATCCTAAAAAAGATCTAGGACGATTTTCAGCGACCTGCTTTACTTATTTATGGGTTATGCTTGGTTCTGTTTTCATTTATGCATTTGTGGCTTTTTTCGTTATCATGCCTGGGCAAGGTATGGATATTCAAAAGACACAGGAAGTTCTCACTAAATTTATTGAAAAAGATGGTGGAGCCTATATTCTAGCTTCCTGTCTCGGTGTGCTTACTTTCACGGTGTCTCGAGGAAAGCAGCTCTTTAAATACGACCTTCGTCGCAAGGGGCGGAAGATGACTCCTAAAGTTTTCTTTTATATGATTTGCTTCCTTTTATTCGCCCAAATGTTTACAGCTGTTGTCAATCAGATCATGCAGGCTATCATGCAACTCTTCAATCTAGATCTTTCTAGTATGGAATCAGGAGGCGGCGGTTCTGAAACACTGACCATGCTGATTTATTCATCCTTGATGGCTCCAGTTACGGAGGAAATTATTTTCAGAGGTGCTGGATTGCGAGCGTTGGAGAAGCATGGAAAAATTTTTGCCATTCTTCTGACTGCGATTTTGTTTGGTCTTTTTCACGAAAATCTTTATCAGTTTTATTTTGCTAGTTTGATTGGTTTAGGCTTTGGCTATATCGCTTTTGAGTATTCGATTATCTGGTCTATCATTTTTCATGCTCTCAATAACTTTGTCATAGCAGAAGGTATAGCTTTTCTTTCAAAAAAAGCTCCAGAGCCTATCGTTAACATCTTTTTTTACGGTCTATTAATCGCTGGCAGCACAGTATTTCTTTTGCTTTTAATCTTGAAGTGGCCAAAATTTAAGGAATACATTGATGCCAATCGTTCGCTCCCAGGGACCTACCGACAGGCTTTTAAATCAGTCTGGTTCTGGGTTCTGGTTGTGTTTACTTTTCTTGGAACCTTTCTGCCTGTTATGGCAGCCTATATTGTATCGTTGATCAATAATAGCTAA
- a CDS encoding TIGR01906 family membrane protein encodes MRDKLRFSASVLCLLATAILLTIYLAWLLYPMEISYFNLPDKVYLKAETIQYNFNILMNYLTNPFSQKLAMPDFRSSSAGLHHFQAVKYLFHLAQAIFLVTLPALIFFVKKVVKKGFLGLYRRAFLVMSILPLVFAGLAFLIGFNSFFTLFHQVLFAGDNTWMFDPAKDPVIWILPEEFFMHAFILFALLYEGIFLTLYFLSRKGKEKI; translated from the coding sequence ATGCGTGATAAGTTGAGATTTTCAGCCAGCGTCTTGTGCTTGCTGGCAACAGCTATTTTGTTAACCATTTATCTGGCTTGGCTCTTATACCCGATGGAGATTTCTTATTTCAACTTACCGGATAAGGTGTATTTGAAAGCTGAGACCATCCAGTATAATTTTAATATTTTGATGAATTATCTGACCAATCCTTTTAGTCAGAAGCTGGCAATGCCGGATTTTCGCTCGTCTTCAGCTGGGCTGCATCATTTTCAGGCGGTCAAGTATCTTTTTCACTTGGCGCAAGCTATTTTTCTAGTTACTTTGCCGGCTTTGATCTTCTTTGTCAAAAAAGTGGTCAAAAAGGGATTTTTAGGCCTCTACAGACGGGCTTTTCTAGTGATGAGTATCTTGCCACTTGTCTTTGCTGGACTGGCCTTTCTGATTGGCTTTAACAGTTTTTTCACACTCTTTCATCAAGTTCTCTTTGCCGGAGACAATACTTGGATGTTTGACCCGGCCAAGGATCCAGTCATTTGGATTCTACCCGAAGAATTTTTCATGCACGCCTTTATTCTTTTTGCTTTGCTTTATGAGGGAATCTTTTTGACCTTGTATTTTCTGAGCAGAAAGGGGAAAGAGAAAATTTAA
- a CDS encoding TIGR01457 family HAD-type hydrolase, whose product MTYKGYLIDLDGTIYKGKSRIPAGETFVHELQKRKIPYLFVTNNTTRTPEAVQTMLAENFNIETPLETIYTATLATIDYMEEKNLGKKVYVIGDVGLKHAIEEAGYIEDTENPDYIVVGLDWEVDYEKLTIATLAIQKGAHFIGTNPDLNIPTERGLQPGAGAINALLEAATRVQPTFIGKPNAIIMEKAIEHLGLAREEVVMVGDNYLTDIRAGIDNGIPTLLVTTGFTLPEEVPNLPIQPTHVLSSLAEWDFDA is encoded by the coding sequence ATGACTTATAAAGGATATTTGATTGATTTAGACGGGACGATTTATAAGGGGAAGAGCAGGATTCCGGCTGGTGAAACTTTTGTACATGAGCTGCAGAAGCGCAAGATTCCCTATCTTTTCGTGACCAATAATACCACACGCACGCCAGAAGCAGTGCAGACCATGCTGGCTGAAAATTTCAATATTGAGACGCCACTAGAGACTATTTACACAGCTACTTTAGCTACCATTGACTATATGGAGGAGAAAAATCTGGGCAAGAAAGTCTACGTTATCGGAGATGTCGGACTTAAACATGCCATTGAAGAAGCTGGATATATAGAGGATACAGAAAATCCTGACTATATAGTAGTGGGCCTGGACTGGGAAGTGGATTATGAGAAGCTGACAATAGCGACTCTGGCTATTCAAAAGGGTGCTCACTTTATCGGTACCAATCCTGATCTCAATATTCCGACGGAGCGCGGTCTGCAGCCGGGAGCGGGTGCTATCAACGCCCTCTTGGAAGCAGCCACTCGTGTTCAGCCGACCTTTATCGGCAAGCCTAATGCTATTATCATGGAAAAAGCGATAGAGCATCTAGGACTGGCGCGTGAAGAAGTGGTCATGGTAGGTGATAACTATCTGACAGATATTCGAGCAGGAATTGATAATGGGATTCCGACCCTCTTAGTCACGACAGGATTTACCCTGCCAGAAGAGGTGCCTAATCTGCCGATCCAACCGACACATGTCTTGTCCAGTCTAGCGGAGTGGGACTTCGATGCGTGA
- a CDS encoding acyl-[acyl-carrier-protein] thioesterase gives MGLTYQMKMKIPFDMADMNGHIKLPDVILLSLQVSGMQSIELGVSDKDMLEQYNLVWIITDYDIDVTRLPRFEEEITIETEALTYNRLFCYRRFTIFDEAGQAIIQMMATFVLMDRDSRKVRAVDPEIVAPYQSDFSKKLLRGPKYPALENPVSKDYHVRFYDLDMNGHVNNSKYLDWIFEVMGADFLTKHIPKKVHLKYVKEVRPGGMIASSYDLEGLQSNHQISSDGEVNAQALVTWQEFKHENEEEQK, from the coding sequence ATGGGCTTAACTTATCAAATGAAAATGAAAATTCCTTTTGATATGGCAGATATGAATGGCCATATCAAGCTGCCGGATGTCATCTTGCTATCCTTGCAGGTATCGGGGATGCAGTCGATCGAGCTTGGCGTCAGTGACAAGGATATGCTGGAGCAGTATAACCTAGTCTGGATTATCACGGACTATGATATTGATGTGACACGTCTGCCACGATTTGAAGAAGAAATTACCATTGAAACAGAAGCTTTAACCTACAATCGGCTCTTTTGCTACCGTCGCTTCACGATTTTTGATGAAGCGGGTCAAGCCATTATCCAGATGATGGCAACCTTTGTTCTTATGGATCGGGATAGCCGCAAGGTTCGTGCCGTTGATCCGGAGATTGTAGCACCATACCAGTCTGACTTTTCCAAGAAATTACTGCGCGGTCCTAAGTATCCAGCTTTGGAGAATCCTGTCAGCAAGGACTACCATGTGCGCTTTTACGACTTGGATATGAACGGACATGTCAATAATAGCAAGTATTTGGACTGGATTTTCGAGGTTATGGGGGCAGACTTCCTTACGAAGCATATTCCTAAGAAGGTCCATCTAAAGTATGTCAAGGAAGTTCGACCAGGTGGCATGATTGCTTCTAGCTACGACCTAGAAGGTCTGCAGAGCAATCACCAGATTTCCAGTGACGGCGAAGTCAATGCCCAAGCTTTGGTTACCTGGCAAGAGTTTAAACATGAGAATGAGGAAGAGCAGAAATGA
- the hemW gene encoding radical SAM family heme chaperone HemW yields MQTKPTSAYVHIPFCTQICYYCDFSKVFIKNQPVDSYLEHLIEEYDSYDIKKLRTLYIGGGTPTALSAPQLAFLLEKLTDKLDLSYLEELTIEANPGDLDQEKIAVLKDSPVNRVSLGVQTFNDRTLKQIGRSHSEKDIYENIANLKKAGFGNISIDLIYALPKQTMEDVKINVAKAIALDIPHMSLYSLILENHTVFMNRMRRGKLPLPKEDLEAEMFDYIIAELEKAGFEHYEISNFSKPGFESRHNLMYWDNAEYYGIGAGASGYVDGVRYKNHGPIRHYLQAVEAGNTRVQEEVLTLKEKMEEEMFLGLRKKSGVSKKCFEEKFGISFEGQYGAVVSDLTEQGLLVPDRDIVRMTKQGLFLGDTVAEKFILE; encoded by the coding sequence ATGCAAACCAAACCGACTTCTGCTTATGTGCACATTCCTTTTTGTACTCAGATTTGTTATTACTGCGATTTTTCCAAGGTTTTTATTAAAAATCAGCCGGTGGATTCTTATCTGGAGCATTTGATTGAGGAGTATGATTCCTACGACATCAAAAAGCTCCGTACCCTCTATATCGGTGGTGGGACTCCGACGGCTTTATCAGCGCCTCAATTAGCTTTTTTGTTGGAAAAGCTGACGGATAAGCTTGATTTGTCATATCTAGAAGAGCTGACCATTGAAGCCAATCCTGGGGACTTGGACCAGGAGAAGATTGCTGTACTCAAAGACTCACCTGTCAATCGGGTTTCGCTGGGCGTACAGACTTTCAATGACCGCACGCTTAAACAAATTGGCCGCAGTCACTCGGAAAAGGACATCTATGAGAATATTGCCAATCTCAAAAAAGCGGGTTTTGGCAATATCTCGATTGATCTGATTTATGCCCTGCCCAAGCAGACCATGGAAGATGTGAAAATCAACGTAGCCAAGGCTATTGCCCTAGACATTCCCCACATGAGTTTGTACAGCTTGATTTTGGAAAACCATACGGTCTTCATGAATCGGATGCGGCGAGGCAAACTGCCTCTGCCCAAGGAAGATTTGGAAGCGGAGATGTTTGACTACATTATAGCTGAGCTGGAAAAGGCCGGCTTTGAGCATTATGAGATTTCAAACTTTTCCAAGCCAGGCTTTGAGAGCCGTCACAACCTCATGTACTGGGACAATGCGGAATATTATGGTATTGGAGCGGGAGCGTCTGGCTATGTCGATGGTGTTCGCTATAAAAACCACGGGCCTATTCGTCATTATCTGCAGGCGGTGGAAGCGGGCAATACCCGTGTACAGGAAGAAGTGCTGACGCTGAAAGAAAAGATGGAAGAAGAGATGTTTCTAGGACTGCGCAAGAAATCTGGCGTTTCCAAAAAATGTTTTGAGGAAAAATTCGGTATTTCCTTTGAAGGCCAGTATGGAGCTGTTGTGTCTGATCTGACTGAGCAGGGCTTGCTAGTGCCAGATAGAGATATCGTGCGCATGACCAAACAAGGCCTCTTTTTGGGCGATACGGTTGCTGAGAAATTTATATTGGAGTAA
- the proC gene encoding pyrroline-5-carboxylate reductase: MKIGFIGLGNMGGSLARLVAQDERYRSELFLANRSRDKAEKIAAEVGGQPVSNAEVFSRAEVIFLGIKPAQFADLLAEYQEILEKRESLLMVSMAAGLSLEILEKLTPSHHRWIRIMPNTPVAVGEGVITYSLSHQANQTDEDLLRELLSSAGLLVKLEEKQLDAATALAGCGPAFVYLFIEALADAGVRAGLSRDISLELANQTLLGAAKLSQVSGQHPAQLKDQVCSPAGSTIAGVASLEENAFRGTVMDAVQAAYKRTQELGKK; this comes from the coding sequence ATGAAAATTGGATTTATCGGTCTGGGAAATATGGGCGGCAGTTTAGCCCGCCTAGTTGCCCAAGATGAAAGATATAGAAGCGAATTATTCCTGGCTAATCGCAGTCGTGACAAGGCTGAAAAGATTGCTGCAGAAGTTGGTGGTCAGCCGGTCAGTAATGCAGAAGTTTTTTCGCGAGCAGAGGTGATTTTTCTGGGTATCAAACCAGCTCAATTTGCTGACTTGCTGGCTGAATATCAGGAAATTCTTGAAAAACGGGAGTCTCTTCTGATGGTTTCGATGGCTGCTGGTCTGAGCTTGGAAATATTAGAAAAATTGACACCTAGCCACCATCGTTGGATTCGGATTATGCCTAATACACCGGTAGCCGTAGGTGAGGGTGTTATTACCTATAGCTTATCTCACCAGGCGAATCAAACGGACGAAGACTTGTTGCGTGAGCTTCTGTCTTCGGCTGGCCTTTTAGTCAAACTAGAGGAAAAACAGCTGGATGCTGCCACGGCACTTGCCGGCTGTGGACCAGCTTTCGTCTATCTATTTATAGAGGCCTTAGCGGACGCTGGTGTCCGAGCAGGACTCAGTCGCGACATATCGCTTGAACTGGCCAATCAAACTCTCTTAGGCGCTGCCAAACTAAGTCAGGTCAGTGGTCAACATCCGGCTCAACTCAAAGACCAGGTCTGCAGTCCGGCTGGTTCGACCATCGCCGGGGTAGCTAGTCTGGAAGAAAATGCTTTTCGAGGAACGGTCATGGATGCCGTTCAAGCTGCCTACAAGAGGACGCAGGAGTTGGGGAAGAAGTGA
- a CDS encoding glutamate-5-semialdehyde dehydrogenase, with protein MTSTQAIFEKVQKVKKTINTATTAEKNHALEEMAKQLWLSRADILAANELDMTAAKGSISDVMLDRLYLNEDRIAGMAEGIRQLIALEDPIGQVLERNELDNGLVISKKRVAMGVIGIIYESRPNVTSDAAALALKSGSAVVLRSGKDAYQTALAIVTALKNGLDQTEISPDCIQLVSDTSRASAQAMMKAKGYLDLLIPRGGSGLIQAVVENATVPVIETGTGIVHVYVDKDADQDKALAIVENAKTSRPSVCNAMEVLLVHEEIAAAFLPRLQKMLVTDRDAAQENPVELRLDEKAAQYISGSQAKPEDFDTEFLDYVLAVKLVSSLEEAVEHIEAHSTHHSDAIVTENDAAAAYFTEQVDSAAVYVNASTRFTDGGQFGLGCEMGISTQKLHARGPMGLKELTSYKYVIQGTGQVRK; from the coding sequence ATGACCTCAACACAAGCGATTTTTGAAAAGGTTCAGAAAGTCAAGAAGACGATCAATACGGCCACAACGGCTGAGAAAAACCATGCTTTGGAAGAAATGGCAAAGCAGCTCTGGCTTTCTCGTGCTGATATTTTAGCGGCCAATGAATTGGATATGACTGCAGCTAAAGGTAGCATTTCAGATGTGATGCTGGACCGCCTCTATCTGAATGAGGATCGCATTGCTGGCATGGCAGAAGGTATTCGCCAGCTGATTGCCTTGGAGGATCCTATAGGTCAAGTCTTAGAAAGGAACGAGCTGGATAATGGCCTTGTTATTAGCAAAAAGCGTGTAGCTATGGGCGTGATTGGGATTATCTACGAGAGCCGGCCTAATGTCACCTCTGACGCAGCGGCTCTGGCTCTAAAGAGTGGTAGCGCAGTCGTTCTCAGAAGCGGCAAGGATGCCTATCAGACTGCGCTAGCTATTGTCACGGCTCTGAAAAATGGCTTGGATCAGACGGAGATTTCGCCAGATTGTATACAGTTGGTTTCTGATACTAGCCGTGCTTCCGCCCAGGCTATGATGAAGGCCAAGGGATATCTGGATTTGCTCATTCCTCGTGGAGGTTCGGGACTGATTCAGGCGGTAGTTGAAAATGCTACTGTGCCGGTTATTGAGACAGGTACTGGAATTGTCCATGTATATGTAGATAAGGATGCTGATCAAGACAAGGCGTTGGCCATTGTTGAGAATGCCAAGACCAGTCGCCCTTCTGTCTGCAATGCCATGGAAGTACTACTGGTTCACGAAGAGATTGCAGCTGCATTTTTACCACGTTTGCAGAAGATGCTGGTAACAGATCGTGATGCTGCGCAAGAAAACCCTGTTGAATTGCGTTTGGATGAGAAAGCAGCTCAGTATATCTCTGGCTCGCAAGCTAAACCAGAAGATTTTGACACCGAATTTTTGGATTATGTCTTAGCGGTCAAGCTGGTTTCTTCGCTGGAAGAAGCGGTGGAGCATATTGAGGCTCACAGCACTCATCACTCGGATGCCATTGTGACGGAGAACGATGCAGCGGCAGCTTACTTCACAGAGCAGGTGGATAGCGCGGCAGTTTATGTTAATGCCTCAACCCGCTTTACAGATGGCGGTCAATTTGGCCTTGGCTGCGAAATGGGGATTTCTACTCAGAAACTGCATGCTAGAGGTCCTATGGGACTGAAAGAGTTGACCAGCTATAAGTACGTCATCCAAGGGACTGGTCAAGTGAGGAAATAA